From Woronichinia naegeliana WA131, the proteins below share one genomic window:
- a CDS encoding arylsulfatase: MFKNLKSLLDRLLPNLFQPIITGLLALVMVVTSGFWWFPVLAQKINGVPGSPSATMSISGEQLPAPAPKFGGVIKDAALQSKPWWAPRIVPPKDAPNVLLIITDDAGFGVPSTFGGVIPTPTMDRIAREGLRYNRMFSTALCSPTRAALITGRNHHSAGFGVISEQSTGFPGYNSIIERDKATIGRLLKDNGYSTAWFGKDHNVPAFQASQLGPFDQWPTGMGFEYFYGFVGGDANQWQPNLFRNTTQIYPFKGQEGKWNLITGMADDAIDYMTRMHQIDPSKPLFIKYAPGATHAPHHPTQEWVDKIHAMHLFDDGYEKLRDRIFENQKQLGVIPKDAKLTPWPSDVLKPWDQLTAEEKKLFIRQVEVFAAYSAYNDYEVGRVVQQFQDIGKLDNTLVIYINGDNGTSAEGGPLGTPNEVAFFNGLNKLPADVQLKFYDVWGTDQTYNHMSAGWSWAFDTPFDWFKQNASRLGGINQNMVVSWPARIKDKGALREQFVHVIDVVPTILEAAGIRPPEVVDGIKQAPIEGTSFLYTFDPKNAKTPSRHTTQYFEMFGQWALYKDGWVLSTKVNRAPWEAFGPANPDPLNNQVFQLYNLNEDFSQTQDLAAQNPQKLKEMRQEFLAEAKRYQVLPLDASVAARIVAPRPNVTAGRSEFVYTRPMVGLPQGDSPVLLNTSYTVTADIEVPQGGAEGIMLTSGGRFAGYGFYLLKGKPVWLWNLVDMERLKWEGTEALTPGQHTVEFDFKYDGLGAGTLAFNNFSGVGRPGVGTLKVDSQVVATKTMPKTLPMILQWDESFDVGSDTLTGVNDADYQPPFAFTGKLNKLTVKLDRPQLSPEDIKKLETAQRNNPVSE; this comes from the coding sequence ATGTTCAAAAATCTAAAATCCCTACTTGATCGCCTTCTGCCAAATCTTTTCCAGCCGATAATAACAGGACTTCTCGCCCTAGTGATGGTCGTTACCTCTGGTTTTTGGTGGTTTCCTGTACTGGCCCAAAAAATCAACGGCGTACCAGGTTCTCCCAGTGCCACCATGTCCATCAGTGGGGAGCAACTTCCAGCCCCCGCTCCCAAATTTGGCGGTGTGATCAAAGACGCTGCTCTACAATCCAAGCCTTGGTGGGCCCCCCGTATCGTGCCACCCAAGGATGCCCCTAACGTACTGCTGATCATCACCGACGACGCTGGGTTCGGCGTACCGAGTACCTTCGGCGGTGTGATTCCAACCCCGACTATGGATCGCATCGCCAGAGAGGGTTTGCGCTACAACCGGATGTTCTCGACGGCGTTGTGTTCGCCGACACGGGCGGCCCTGATTACCGGACGCAATCATCACTCCGCTGGGTTTGGCGTGATTTCCGAGCAGTCCACTGGCTTTCCTGGCTACAACAGCATCATTGAACGAGATAAGGCGACGATCGGCCGCCTGCTGAAGGACAATGGCTATTCCACCGCTTGGTTCGGTAAGGATCACAACGTACCCGCGTTTCAGGCTAGTCAGCTTGGGCCCTTTGATCAATGGCCGACTGGCATGGGCTTCGAGTACTTCTACGGCTTTGTCGGTGGCGATGCTAACCAGTGGCAACCCAACCTATTCCGCAACACGACGCAGATTTATCCCTTCAAGGGTCAGGAAGGGAAATGGAACCTGATCACTGGTATGGCCGACGATGCGATCGACTACATGACGCGGATGCACCAGATTGATCCCAGCAAGCCGCTTTTCATCAAGTACGCACCAGGTGCTACCCATGCACCGCACCATCCGACCCAGGAATGGGTGGATAAAATTCACGCGATGCACTTGTTTGACGACGGCTATGAAAAGCTACGCGATCGCATTTTCGAGAACCAGAAGCAACTCGGCGTAATTCCCAAGGATGCGAAGTTAACGCCCTGGCCCAGTGATGTCCTGAAACCTTGGGATCAACTCACGGCGGAGGAGAAAAAGCTCTTCATTCGTCAGGTCGAAGTCTTCGCCGCCTACAGTGCCTATAACGACTACGAAGTCGGGCGTGTAGTTCAGCAATTCCAGGATATCGGTAAGCTTGACAACACGTTAGTCATCTACATTAACGGCGACAACGGTACCAGTGCCGAGGGTGGCCCCCTAGGTACGCCCAACGAGGTGGCTTTCTTCAATGGTCTGAATAAACTACCCGCCGATGTACAGTTGAAATTTTATGATGTCTGGGGTACGGATCAAACCTACAACCATATGTCGGCCGGCTGGTCGTGGGCCTTTGACACGCCCTTCGACTGGTTCAAACAAAATGCGTCGCGACTGGGCGGCATCAACCAGAATATGGTGGTGTCCTGGCCAGCGCGCATCAAGGATAAAGGAGCTTTGCGCGAGCAGTTTGTCCATGTGATCGATGTCGTGCCGACCATTCTGGAGGCCGCTGGTATTCGCCCACCCGAAGTGGTTGATGGCATTAAGCAGGCACCGATCGAAGGCACCAGTTTTCTCTACACCTTTGACCCCAAGAATGCCAAGACTCCCTCACGCCACACTACTCAGTACTTTGAAATGTTTGGTCAGTGGGCATTGTATAAGGACGGCTGGGTTCTCAGTACGAAGGTAAATCGGGCCCCCTGGGAAGCGTTTGGCCCCGCCAACCCCGATCCGCTCAATAACCAGGTATTCCAGCTTTACAACCTGAATGAGGACTTCTCCCAAACTCAAGACCTTGCGGCGCAAAACCCGCAGAAGCTGAAGGAAATGAGGCAGGAGTTCCTGGCAGAGGCCAAAAGGTACCAGGTCTTACCGTTGGATGCCTCGGTGGCTGCCCGTATTGTTGCCCCTCGACCCAACGTTACCGCAGGCCGTAGCGAGTTCGTTTACACTCGTCCGATGGTCGGTCTGCCCCAGGGTGATTCTCCGGTCTTGCTCAACACCTCCTACACCGTCACGGCGGACATTGAGGTGCCCCAAGGCGGTGCGGAGGGGATTATGCTGACCTCTGGTGGTCGCTTTGCAGGCTATGGCTTCTACCTGCTCAAGGGTAAACCCGTTTGGCTCTGGAATCTGGTTGACATGGAACGACTCAAGTGGGAGGGGACGGAAGCACTCACCCCCGGCCAGCATACGGTGGAGTTCGACTTCAAGTACGATGGTCTGGGTGCGGGTACACTTGCGTTCAATAACTTCTCTGGTGTCGGTCGTCCTGGCGTTGGTACACTCAAGGTTGACAGCCAAGTCGTTGCCACGAAGACGATGCCCAAGACCCTGCCGATGATTCTGCAATGGGATGAGAGCTTTGACGTTGGCTCCGATACCCTGACGGGGGTGAATGATGCGGATTATCAGCCGCCATTTGCTTTCACTGGTAAGCTCAACAAGCTGACGGTGAAACTCGATCGCCCTCAACTGTCACCAGAAGACATCAAGAAACTCGAAACTGCCCAACGGAACAATCCTGTTTCCGAGTAA
- a CDS encoding DUF6516 family protein, whose protein sequence is MLHKILEDYLKGIELALLALEQVYVERYTEEILTPNRVNLRLRIRWHKGCVLEINEAVIVTDHILTFLDYRYHCQDQQNSLIFRYDSTPHFPNLSSFPHHKHY, encoded by the coding sequence ATGCTGCATAAAATTTTAGAGGATTATTTAAAAGGGATTGAACTTGCTTTACTGGCTTTAGAGCAGGTTTATGTTGAGCGTTATACGGAGGAAATATTAACACCGAATAGAGTCAATTTACGACTTCGTATTCGTTGGCATAAGGGGTGTGTACTGGAAATCAATGAAGCGGTGATTGTTACAGATCATATTTTAACGTTTTTAGATTATCGTTATCATTGTCAAGATCAGCAAAATTCCCTGATTTTTCGTTATGATAGCACCCCTCATTTTCCTAACTTATCTAGTTTTCCTCATCATAAACATTATTAG
- a CDS encoding ISKra4 family transposase, with translation MTAKLINVEGSKIKIELTLELSRSMLDTEINIQKGLNEVGCIASKEALKYLDTDGSPLKIGEEIWKSKGEQPKEYQTPYGEVIVNRHVYQRSVGGKTYCPLEREARIIITSTPLLAKQVSSKMSGMAGKEVKNDLLENHGRKVALSYIQRLSEAVGSVVQAKEEAWSYAPPKEDSQIATVGIGLDGTCMLMCEDGYREAMVGTVSLYDSEGERQQTIYLGAAPEYGKKSFLERLEREIERAKNRYPEAKFVGIADGAESNWKFLEKQTEEQILDFYHASGYLGALAEALHPNTVSKQKEWLTENCRELKHEKGKAGELLNLMKEVKEEKSHSKNLTEKLQAAITYYENHQHQMDYAEYIEKKYPIGSGVTEAACKTLVKQRLCCSGMRWKEKGAGIILSLRALVLTKERWSQFWAKLDQYGFPVEP, from the coding sequence ATGACAGCAAAACTAATTAATGTAGAGGGTTCAAAGATAAAAATAGAACTAACATTAGAACTCAGTCGTTCAATGTTGGATACAGAAATAAATATTCAAAAAGGCTTAAACGAAGTAGGTTGCATCGCCAGCAAAGAAGCCTTGAAATATTTAGATACAGATGGTTCACCCTTAAAAATCGGTGAAGAAATCTGGAAGAGTAAGGGAGAGCAACCGAAAGAATATCAAACACCTTATGGTGAGGTTATAGTGAATCGTCATGTATATCAGCGTTCAGTAGGAGGAAAAACGTATTGCCCCTTAGAAAGAGAAGCAAGGATAATCATAACATCAACGCCATTATTGGCAAAACAGGTATCCTCAAAAATGTCAGGGATGGCAGGCAAAGAGGTGAAAAATGATTTATTAGAAAATCATGGTAGAAAAGTAGCGCTATCCTATATCCAAAGATTGAGTGAAGCAGTAGGAAGTGTGGTACAGGCAAAAGAAGAAGCGTGGAGTTATGCCCCGCCCAAGGAGGATAGCCAAATTGCAACAGTGGGAATAGGATTAGATGGAACCTGTATGCTGATGTGTGAGGATGGCTACCGTGAAGCAATGGTGGGAACCGTTTCCCTATACGATAGTGAGGGAGAACGTCAACAGACAATCTATCTAGGTGCGGCACCAGAGTACGGAAAAAAGAGTTTTCTAGAAAGATTGGAAAGAGAAATTGAGCGAGCGAAAAACCGTTATCCAGAGGCAAAATTTGTCGGTATAGCAGATGGTGCAGAATCAAATTGGAAGTTTTTAGAAAAGCAAACGGAAGAACAGATATTAGATTTCTATCATGCCTCTGGTTACTTAGGTGCCTTGGCAGAAGCGTTGCATCCGAATACCGTGTCAAAACAAAAAGAATGGTTGACTGAAAATTGTCGAGAACTCAAGCATGAAAAAGGAAAAGCAGGAGAACTGCTAAATCTGATGAAAGAAGTCAAAGAAGAAAAAAGTCATTCTAAGAATCTTACCGAGAAACTACAAGCGGCGATTACTTATTACGAGAATCATCAGCATCAAATGGATTATGCTGAATACATAGAGAAAAAGTATCCGATTGGTTCAGGTGTTACGGAAGCAGCTTGTAAGACGTTGGTCAAACAACGATTATGTTGTTCAGGGATGCGATGGAAGGAAAAAGGAGCAGGAATTATTTTGAGCCTACGAGCTTTGGTATTGACCAAGGAACGATGGAGTCAATTTTGGGCAAAACTTGATCAATATGGGTTCCCTGTAGAACCCTGA
- a CDS encoding tetratricopeptide repeat protein translates to MNDTKEDLNSHSMVEPVSTSVIAAALSASGAIGASLINNLCQCVFLEPMRHDHRMNELEKSFDIRKEEASFNSDLRVKEQDSIEEIKSSYHIKTQKWIRQETSEEKNSPFTNHHEKTREDLLQFYQQTKLPLILIAPFWHTNYSKSENEEGGFVNYSTAFDLSYNKARWHDLAIKKSGYIKRPLFNADLDTDYIQSLLHDIPTILVYGTIQGVEAKEQYIQRIHPQLRFWNLFPDSENSYTTFSCEAVNYDFRLEEKVDPSFYRKLGLYSLNRQDKIADLLTNIIGLVCSFYHLYHFKKSPNLQQFSLDSEDLKVLVSQVSDVYDRLCKEERDLNAEIYYREEQIRFLEQYSSTESIDPNDTLVYTYNERGYAYYELKEYAKAISYYNRAIELDPNFAPAYKNRGVAYLTLNEL, encoded by the coding sequence ATGAACGACACTAAGGAAGATTTAAATTCACACTCTATGGTTGAACCTGTTAGTACATCGGTTATTGCGGCGGCTTTGAGTGCTTCTGGGGCTATTGGTGCATCTCTTATTAATAATTTGTGTCAGTGTGTATTTCTCGAACCAATGCGTCATGATCATCGTATGAACGAGTTAGAAAAATCATTTGACATTAGAAAAGAAGAAGCGTCATTTAATTCTGACTTGAGAGTAAAGGAGCAAGATTCAATTGAGGAAATCAAATCGAGTTATCACATAAAAACGCAAAAATGGATCAGACAAGAAACGTCAGAGGAAAAGAATAGTCCTTTTACTAATCATCATGAAAAGACTAGAGAAGATCTTTTGCAATTCTATCAGCAAACGAAATTACCTTTAATTTTAATTGCTCCTTTTTGGCATACTAACTATTCAAAGTCGGAAAATGAAGAAGGAGGTTTTGTTAATTATAGTACAGCTTTTGATTTGAGTTATAATAAAGCTCGTTGGCATGATTTAGCTATTAAAAAATCAGGCTATATTAAACGTCCTTTATTTAATGCGGATCTAGATACAGATTATATTCAGAGCCTTTTACATGATATTCCCACTATTTTAGTTTATGGCACGATTCAGGGAGTTGAAGCAAAAGAACAATATATTCAAAGAATTCATCCTCAGTTAAGATTCTGGAATTTATTTCCCGATTCAGAAAATAGTTACACGACTTTTAGTTGTGAAGCTGTTAACTACGATTTTCGCTTAGAAGAAAAAGTCGATCCTTCTTTTTATCGAAAATTAGGACTCTATAGTTTAAATCGACAAGATAAAATTGCCGATTTGTTGACTAATATTATTGGTTTAGTTTGTTCTTTTTATCACCTCTATCATTTCAAAAAATCTCCCAATTTACAGCAGTTTAGTTTGGATTCCGAAGATTTGAAAGTATTAGTTTCTCAAGTAAGTGACGTTTATGATCGCCTTTGTAAAGAAGAGCGTGATTTGAATGCAGAAATATACTACAGAGAGGAACAAATTAGGTTTTTAGAGCAATATAGCTCGACAGAATCTATTGATCCTAACGATACACTCGTTTATACTTATAATGAGCGTGGCTATGCTTACTATGAATTAAAAGAATATGCGAAAGCTATTTCTTATTATAATAGGGCGATCGAACTTGATCCTAACTTTGCACCAGCTTACAAAAATCGTGGTGTAGCTTACCTTACCTTAAACGAATTATGA
- a CDS encoding Rpn family recombination-promoting nuclease/putative transposase — MRTDTIFYQLFQLMPNLLSELLGKVGADYQFKSVEIKELSRRIDGVFLPKNNDTQQPIYFAEIQFQADERLYERLITETFLYLGQYRPEREWLCVALWLRQSIAVPIPRHYQALAEAGLLRLIYLEELDSNSLGTSVLSLVTVSEATVPERLQKVVTQLRTLTDERLQEQLIELVEKMLIYRFPDFSKEVLQAMFTDTDIKQTRFYREVFQEGRQEGRQEERQQLIARLQQRGFSVNEVAEMLALSREEVTQLWGNN, encoded by the coding sequence ATGAGAACAGATACTATTTTCTATCAGCTATTTCAACTGATGCCGAACCTACTCAGTGAACTATTGGGAAAAGTTGGGGCTGATTATCAGTTCAAATCCGTAGAAATCAAAGAACTATCAAGACGCATTGATGGAGTCTTTTTACCGAAAAACAATGATACACAACAACCCATCTATTTTGCGGAAATACAATTCCAAGCCGATGAACGCCTCTATGAACGACTCATCACAGAAACCTTTTTGTACTTGGGGCAATATCGCCCAGAACGCGAATGGCTCTGTGTAGCCCTGTGGTTACGTCAAAGCATCGCCGTACCTATTCCTCGACATTATCAAGCCCTAGCGGAAGCAGGATTATTACGCCTAATTTATTTAGAAGAGCTAGACTCAAACTCCTTGGGAACCTCCGTGTTGAGCTTGGTAACAGTATCGGAGGCGACAGTCCCTGAACGATTGCAAAAAGTAGTTACTCAACTCAGAACATTAACCGATGAAAGATTACAAGAACAACTTATAGAATTAGTAGAGAAGATGTTAATTTACCGCTTTCCCGATTTTTCTAAGGAGGTTTTACAAGCCATGTTTACCGATACAGATATTAAACAAACCCGATTTTATCGTGAAGTTTTTCAGGAAGGTCGTCAGGAAGGTCGTCAAGAGGAACGACAACAGCTTATTGCACGATTACAGCAACGGGGCTTTTCAGTGAATGAAGTAGCAGAAATGTTGGCATTATCAAGAGAAGAGGTAACTCAATTGTGGGGAAATAATTGA
- a CDS encoding tetratricopeptide repeat protein, with product MKKLNEKAIYDFNKAIALDPNEPSTYCFRGSAYLELNEHKKAISDFNKAIELDPNHTNAYYRRGIAYCHLEEYEKAISDFNKAISLKSNDISYCYDNRGYAYLQLNEYEKAISDFNKAIELDPNYILAYTNRVNAYLRLNDYARVIYGCNKLIELDPTNLAYYNRGYAYLKLNEYEKAISDFNKAITLDTNYTRAYWNRALTYVHLNKYEKAISDYNKVIELDPDDKNNYYLRGHVYLQLQKYVKAASDFNKVIQLDPTNTSAYYFRELAYKSSRGFLFGF from the coding sequence ATGAAAAAATTAAACGAAAAGGCTATTTATGATTTTAATAAAGCGATTGCACTTGATCCTAATGAACCGAGTACTTACTGCTTTCGTGGTTCAGCTTACCTTGAATTAAACGAACACAAAAAGGCTATTTCTGATTTTAATAAGGCGATAGAACTTGATCCTAACCATACAAATGCTTACTATCGACGTGGTATCGCTTACTGTCACTTAGAAGAATATGAGAAAGCAATTTCTGATTTTAATAAAGCGATCTCACTTAAGTCCAACGATATATCTTATTGCTATGATAATCGTGGCTACGCTTACCTTCAATTAAACGAATATGAAAAGGCTATTTCTGATTTTAATAAAGCGATAGAACTTGATCCTAACTATATACTTGCTTATACGAATCGTGTCAATGCTTACCTTCGATTAAATGACTATGCACGGGTAATTTATGGTTGTAATAAATTGATAGAACTTGATCCTACCAATCTTGCTTACTATAATCGCGGCTATGCTTACCTTAAATTAAACGAATATGAAAAGGCTATTTCTGATTTTAATAAAGCGATCACACTTGATACTAACTATACACGTGCTTATTGGAATCGTGCTTTAACTTACGTTCACTTAAACAAATATGAAAAGGCTATTTCTGATTATAATAAGGTGATAGAACTTGATCCTGACGATAAAAATAATTACTATCTGCGTGGTCATGTTTATCTTCAATTACAAAAGTATGTGAAGGCTGCTTCTGATTTTAATAAAGTAATACAACTTGATCCTACAAATACCTCAGCTTATTATTTTCGTGAATTAGCCTATAAATCAAGCCGTGGATTTTTGTTTGGTTTTTGA
- a CDS encoding DUF4926 domain-containing protein has protein sequence MKAKLYDQIVTLVDVEVDFGQRLIKKETKGTIVECYENPEGYAVDLAIPDNNSVTGYDYENVILYPKQFMIASLISRKLAV, from the coding sequence ATGAAAGCAAAACTTTATGATCAAATTGTTACCTTGGTTGATGTGGAGGTTGATTTTGGTCAACGTTTAATTAAAAAAGAAACAAAGGGGACTATTGTAGAATGTTACGAAAATCCCGAAGGTTACGCTGTTGATTTGGCAATTCCTGATAATAATTCTGTGACAGGCTATGATTATGAAAATGTCATTCTTTATCCTAAACAATTCATGATAGCGAGTTTAATTTCTCGAAAATTGGCGGTGTGA
- the cysH gene encoding phosphoadenosine phosphosulfate reductase, producing MNEQLDKAKAEQIVEWADQTFGEGLVMSTSFGIQAAVMLHLVTRIVPQILVIWIDTGYLPPETYRFADQLTQRLDLNLKVYQSSLSPARMEALYGQLWQQQDLEALNRYDQIRKVEPMQQALQELKAIAWLAGLRRDQTAHRQSLQPLVKQGQRYKVLPILDWNAKDIYQYLTAHDLPYHPFFDQGYVSIGDWHSSRPLTADDNNERDTRFHGLKQECGLHLPLSVEAAQSLDSSTL from the coding sequence ATAAACGAACAGTTAGATAAAGCAAAAGCTGAACAGATCGTTGAATGGGCCGACCAAACCTTCGGAGAAGGCCTGGTCATGAGCACTAGTTTTGGAATTCAAGCCGCAGTCATGCTTCATCTTGTTACTCGTATTGTTCCCCAAATTCTCGTCATTTGGATCGATACCGGCTATCTTCCCCCAGAAACCTATCGTTTTGCCGACCAACTCACCCAACGGCTTGATTTAAACCTAAAAGTCTATCAATCGTCCCTCAGTCCAGCCCGTATGGAAGCCCTATATGGGCAACTATGGCAACAGCAAGACCTAGAAGCCCTGAATCGTTATGATCAAATTCGGAAAGTCGAACCCATGCAGCAGGCCTTACAAGAGCTAAAGGCGATTGCCTGGCTAGCCGGTTTGCGACGAGATCAAACAGCCCATCGCCAATCCCTACAACCCTTGGTCAAACAAGGTCAACGCTATAAAGTTCTGCCTATCCTAGATTGGAACGCAAAAGACATCTATCAATATTTAACTGCCCATGACTTGCCCTATCATCCCTTCTTTGATCAAGGATACGTCTCCATTGGTGATTGGCACTCAAGTCGCCCCCTAACCGCTGACGACAATAACGAACGAGATACTCGCTTTCATGGACTTAAACAAGAATGTGGGTTACATCTGCCCCTTAGTGTCGAAGCAGCTCAAAGTCTTGACTCCAGTACCTTATAG
- a CDS encoding DUF3146 family protein, translating into MSSKPLPETVAHIRVTHLSWQEGLLKGEIQTDVYQWQFQWHFRRRRLLVQPSLGRSLIYEPLGRFLERSDYQLEPGSDYELVLRAKL; encoded by the coding sequence GTGTCCTCTAAACCTCTTCCTGAAACCGTTGCTCATATTCGTGTCACCCATTTATCCTGGCAAGAGGGCTTGCTCAAAGGGGAGATACAAACGGATGTTTACCAGTGGCAGTTCCAGTGGCATTTTCGACGACGACGATTATTGGTTCAGCCTTCCCTGGGGCGATCGCTGATCTATGAACCTTTGGGTCGCTTTTTAGAACGCAGTGATTATCAATTGGAGCCAGGGAGCGACTATGAATTGGTGCTTCGTGCCAAATTATGA
- a CDS encoding type II toxin-antitoxin system HicB family antitoxin: protein MINPDHYVYKVIWSAEDQEYVGLCAEYPSLSYLDEDRLQALGGITELVRSVVEDMEANGESLLEPIPERQYSGKFQVRITPELHRRLVIEAAEENVSLNRYISYKLAS, encoded by the coding sequence ATGATTAATCCCGATCACTACGTTTATAAGGTTATTTGGTCAGCCGAAGATCAAGAATATGTGGGACTGTGTGCTGAATATCCCAGTTTGTCCTATCTCGATGAGGATCGGCTACAGGCTCTTGGAGGTATCACTGAGTTAGTGCGCTCTGTTGTGGAAGATATGGAGGCAAATGGGGAATCTTTGCTTGAACCGATTCCAGAAAGACAGTACAGTGGCAAGTTTCAAGTTAGGATTACCCCAGAATTGCATCGTCGTTTAGTGATTGAAGCGGCGGAAGAAAATGTCAGTCTCAATCGCTATATTAGCTATAAATTGGCTTCTTAA
- a CDS encoding YgiT-type zinc finger protein: protein MECLSCKGKMRWEKAPFRADRPGYSVSWDALPAWVCPQCGEVLFEVQEVDLIQEALTVLEKKTAILAS, encoded by the coding sequence ATGGAATGTTTATCTTGTAAGGGAAAAATGCGTTGGGAAAAAGCTCCTTTTAGGGCTGATCGCCCTGGGTACTCAGTTTCTTGGGATGCTCTTCCCGCTTGGGTTTGTCCTCAGTGCGGTGAGGTCTTATTTGAGGTGCAAGAAGTAGATTTAATTCAAGAGGCTCTAACGGTTTTGGAGAAAAAAACAGCCATTCTTGCTAGTTAG
- a CDS encoding DUF3782 domain-containing protein, translating to MPENAITLDDIYALFRESEQQRKEYQQDFEERQRNHENTYKQEMADLRQIVAQTNKQVAGLSSRWGEFVENLVKPAAAQLFREQGIDVHHTALRVDAQDSEGSLEIDILVENTNEVVAIEVKSHLEVRDVKRFLQTLERFKIAFPKYQDYKLYGAVAGIKIDERSDVYATQEGLFLIEPAGDSVIIANSQKVKPRIW from the coding sequence ATGCCTGAAAACGCGATTACCTTAGACGACATTTACGCTCTGTTCCGCGAAAGTGAACAGCAACGCAAAGAGTATCAACAAGACTTTGAGGAACGTCAACGTAACCATGAGAACACTTACAAGCAGGAAATGGCTGATCTTCGCCAGATTGTTGCCCAAACCAATAAACAAGTCGCTGGATTAAGCAGTCGGTGGGGAGAATTTGTCGAGAATTTGGTCAAACCCGCCGCCGCCCAATTGTTTCGGGAACAAGGTATTGATGTTCACCATACCGCCTTGCGAGTTGATGCTCAGGATAGCGAGGGTTCCCTGGAAATAGATATTTTGGTTGAAAATACCAATGAAGTTGTGGCGATTGAAGTCAAATCTCATTTAGAAGTCCGCGATGTTAAACGATTTTTACAAACCCTAGAACGTTTTAAAATAGCCTTTCCAAAATATCAAGATTACAAACTCTATGGAGCCGTAGCAGGAATTAAGATAGACGAACGATCTGATGTTTATGCAACTCAGGAAGGACTATTTCTAATTGAACCCGCAGGGGATTCTGTCATTATTGCCAATAGCCAAAAGGTTAAACCGAGAATTTGGTGA
- a CDS encoding YaaW family protein yields MDELRSALELATEDELKQLTQILFCRKFNPLDYWKTPQPIEIQSQDWQAWLDSLEKRFRYLAADGLTVLRGKTRQFSYRQTLIQVCHYLKVPYANQMATTDIEAEIFLHLVNKAWKKLPKNEQKSLSIRIQQALARSPWPEPLPVQLQHNPVDVLLKGGSAITISSVLKPWILKQIIQEFTLHFARYQVAKTALVEGGTAIALQVESQVALQAARQGMTMTAARYGTVRTIFSLVGPVLWGWFLADLGWRAIATNYGRIIPVIFALAQIRLVRTEYWQLA; encoded by the coding sequence TTGGATGAACTGCGGTCAGCACTGGAACTAGCCACAGAAGATGAACTAAAACAACTTACCCAAATTCTCTTTTGCCGTAAATTTAATCCGCTAGATTATTGGAAAACACCGCAGCCGATTGAAATACAAAGCCAAGATTGGCAAGCCTGGCTCGATTCCCTTGAAAAGCGTTTTCGTTATCTTGCCGCCGATGGTTTAACGGTATTGCGAGGCAAAACCCGACAATTTAGTTATCGTCAAACACTGATTCAAGTCTGTCACTATTTAAAGGTTCCCTACGCTAACCAGATGGCTACGACTGACATTGAAGCAGAGATATTTTTACATTTGGTTAATAAAGCCTGGAAAAAGCTGCCCAAGAACGAACAAAAATCCCTCTCAATTCGCATTCAACAAGCCCTAGCGCGATCGCCCTGGCCCGAACCCCTACCCGTTCAGTTACAACATAATCCTGTCGATGTGCTATTAAAAGGAGGCAGCGCGATTACCATCAGTTCTGTTCTCAAACCTTGGATTCTTAAACAAATTATTCAGGAATTTACGCTGCATTTTGCCCGTTATCAAGTTGCTAAGACTGCCTTGGTTGAAGGAGGTACAGCGATCGCCCTACAAGTAGAAAGTCAAGTGGCCCTGCAAGCGGCTAGACAAGGAATGACAATGACTGCGGCTCGGTATGGAACAGTTAGAACTATTTTCTCGTTAGTTGGCCCCGTGCTCTGGGGATGGTTTTTAGCTGACTTGGGTTGGCGAGCGATCGCCACTAACTATGGACGCATTATCCCCGTTATTTTTGCTTTAGCCCAAATTCGTCTAGTGCGTACCGAATACTGGCAACTAGCCTAA